A genomic segment from Leishmania infantum JPCM5 genome chromosome 10 encodes:
- a CDS encoding putative FKBP-type peptidyl-prolyl cis-trans isomerase — MRKKMNAVDQAFMASLDAKSNVHQLASGMRFKIVKKVTDTASTKSPNVSDPCSVHYHGSLTNGKVFDSSMDRGHPATFSPSQVIKGWTEALQYMVEGEEWEVYLPPDLAYGTRGAGGVIPPNAALVFKIRLLKVMQGGKPGEDGHRKLEQALSKAYAEL, encoded by the coding sequence aTGCGAAAGAAGATGAACGCAGTCGACCAGGCATTCATGGCGAGTCTGGACGCAAAGTCCAACGTGCACCAGCTGGCCAGCGGCATGCGCTTCAAGATCGTGAAGAAGGTGACTGACACGGCTTCCACAAAGTCGCCGAACGTGTCGGACCCGTGCTCGGTGCACTACCACGGCTCCCTGACGAATGGCAAGGTGTTCGACAGCTCTATGGATCGCGGCCACCCCGCCACATTTTCGCCGAGCCAGGTGATCAAGGGATGGACGGAGGCCCTCCAGTACAtggtggagggagaggaatGGGAGGTTTACTTGCCTCCGGATCTGGCGTACGGCAcgcgcggtgccggcggtgtcATTCCGCCGAACGCGGCTCTCGTGTTCAAGATCCGCCTGCTGAAGGTGATGCAGGGCGGCAAGCCGGGTGAGGACGGCCACAGGAAACTGGAGCAGGCCCTCTCCAAGGCCTACGCGGAGCTTTGA